The DNA sequence GATAAAAAATTTGAACTTAAGTAAAGCTAGTAAATAGCTAATAAAATTTGCATTCCTGCAAATTTCGTTGAAATATGATATACTAATAGTAGACAACATGTGTGTTATCGTTTACGATTAGTTGTTTTCCATCTTCATCTACTTGTTGCTGCGGGTTTCCCCGAAGCACTCTTTAAATAGATGGCAAGATGAGAATGGATAATAGGGGGAATTCGAATGGCTTTTCCACGCAGGGAAAAAGAAGTATCGGATTTTGTCGCAGCGCGCAAAATCGATGAAGAGATTTCATTTGTCCGTAATGATCACGAAGTAAATGGTACTATTTTTAAAATACTCGAGAATTCCGTCATCGTTGAAATCTCATCGAAGGACGCTGAACTTATTGGCGCCGCGTCAAATCTTACTGTTGTTTCACATAAGAATTACTCAATCGTATAATAAATATAAGCAAAAAAAGGCATCTGCTTCAAAAGCGATGCCTTTTTTCTATGCCTATATAGTTTAAAATGTAAAACGGACAAATATATAACCTACAAGCACAAGAATGATCGTTCCTCCAAGTCCTGCAACAAACGGCTTCATACCCGCACGGCGGAATGCCTCGAATTTCACATTCAGGCCTAATCCAGCCATCGCCATTGCCATTAATAGATAAGCAAGCGAGACGAATAGCGATGCGATTTTTTCCGGCACAATCCCCGTAGTATAAAGTGCGCTTACTGCAAGGAATCCGAAAATAAACCATGGGATTGGGAGTATCTTCAAGTTAAATTTCTCACCCGACTGTTTATTCTTCCGTGACATCCAAATGCCAATGCCTCCTGCAACAATGACGAGTAACATGACACGAGTCAATTTCACGACAAGCGCAAAATCAAGTGCTTCCGCACCACCTACATCCGCTGCCGCAACAACGTGTGCAATTTCATGAAGTGTCCCACCTGCAAACATCCCAAATGCCTCACCTGAAAGCCCTAACACAGGATACAACAACGTATAGATAAATGTGAACAACGTTCCAAGAATAGCGATGATAGCAACACTAACTGCAGTTTGTTCGGGTTTCGCTTTTACTTGTGAAGCCACTGCGACAATGGCAGCTGCACCGCAGATTCCCGTTCCACAAGCAGTTAAAAAACTAATTGTTTTATCAGCACCAACCGCCCGAGCGATACCATAAACAGCTCCAATACCGATTAGTACACTACCCACCGCCAATAAAAACGCTGGCCATCCTGCAGTTGCAATATCCCCCAGATTCAAACGCATGCCTAGCAGAATGATCCCTGCACGCAGCAGTTTTTTTGATGAAAATTCAATACCACTTTTCCACTCTTTACCCACAGGGAAAAAGGTATTCCATAACATTCCAATTAGTATCGCGAAAACGAGTGGACCAATTAATGAAATATAGGGCAGTAGTGTTGCCAATTTAGCAATGATTGCGATGAAAAACGTCAATCCGATTCCAATCCAGAATCCTTTTTTCATAGTTAAACCTCCTTCCCCTTCTTTCAGTATAATCCCAACTTTTCGATCAGCATAATGAGGATATATGATAAAATCGATTAATATTACTAATAGAATAGAGGATAAGACCATGCAATTAGAAGAACTGAAAACGTTTGTCGCTGTAATTGAAAAAAAGAACTTCACCAAGGCCGGCGAATCGCTAAACATATCTCAACCTACCGTCAGTCTCCATATCAAACATTTGGAGGAAGAACTAAAAACTCCCCTACTCATACGTGCGAATAAAACATTTCACATTACATCCGCCGGAGAGGTTTTATATGAACGTGCGATACAATTGCTTCACCTCGCAGAACAAACAAAAGAAGAAATTTTATGGCAGCACAATAAGGTGAGCGGAATTCTTCGTATCGCTGCGAGTTACACTATCGGGGAGTCCGTATTGCCCCCGATACTTACGAGGCTACATTATAAATATCCTGAGTTGCATGTAGAGGTTGCGATTGTAAATACAGAAGATGTCGAAATTGCGGTCCGTGACTTCCGGTCGGATGTCGGTTGTATTGAAGGAAGTGTGCATGAAAAAGGGCTTATCATCCAACCATTCATGGAAGATGAACTCATCCTAGTCGCAGCAAGCGGACATCCGTTGGTAAGTATTCACCACTCTAAAGCAACAAGTCTCCAAACTTCCCACTGGGTAATGCGAGAAAAAGGTTCCGGTACACGGGAATATACGGACTATTTACTTCAGTCAATCGGTAATATCCAACCATCAAAAACAGTTATTGGTTCGAATGAAGGCGTAAAAACGGCGGTATTATGTGGACTCGGTATCGCGGCCGTATCCGTTCATACAGTGAAAGATGAACTTTCAAGCGGGAGACTTGTACAACTAAAGATCGATGTCCCTTCACAAAAACGTATTTTCTCTACCTTATGCTCCCCACTGATGGCTGAAAAAAAACATGTTGCTGTATTTTTAGAAGAACTTCAGTCTCAGTAAAAAGACGGAAAGATGCTCGACCGATTCAAAATACTAAAAGATCGAAAAAGGGTTTCTCTACCCATTCCCCGAAAAGTAGTAGAAAGGGGGTTGTCCTAATGTTAAAAAATCTAGTACTTACTTCAATTATCACAATGGGAATCATTTATATTTTCTTTATCCCCGCTGATCCAGTCGGCTTCAAAATTTTAATGAAACTGATTCCGATGGCACTTATTATCCTATTTGCATTAATGACAAGACCTCTATTTTCCCGTTCATACAAACGGATCATCATCGGTGGACTGTTCGTCTGCATGATTGCCGATGGCGTCATTTATTGGTTCTTACCAGGACTCATCACCTTCTTCATTGGTCATATTTTTTATATCTTTGCTTTTAATCATGTCGCAAAGAGGTCCGTGCCAATATGGGCGGCCGCTCCTCTCCTTCTCTACGGTACAGGCATGGCTATTTGGATTGCCGGTTCGCAATTTTCTGCTGGTCAAACCGTTCTCGGCATTGCCATTATCGCCTACATTGGTGTTATTTTAATGATGGGTTGGATGGCTATCCGTACGAGAATGAAGCTCGCTATCATTGGAGCGCTGCTATTCATGTTCTCAGATTCAGTTCTGGCAATCGATCGATTCGTCTATGAAATTCCATACCGTGATGCATTCGTTATGATGACGTATTATGCGGCGCAAGTTTTCATAGCAGCCAGCATCGGAAGCAGGATTGTAAAGTATTCCGTAAACCGGAACAATCTGATAAGATAGAGTAATCAGCACTTAATTATTAGGAGGAATTTTTTCGAAATGAAAGAAAAACTAATCGAACGTCTTATACGTTATGCAAAAATCGATACACAATCAGATGCAGGAAGTGCTTCTACGCCGACAACAGCTGGCCAATGGGACCTTCTGCACGAATTACAAACAGAACTAGCGAATATCGGTCTAGTAGACATTACACTCGATGATAACGGGTATCTATTCGCAACGCTTCCCTCCAATACGGACCGTGACGTACCTGTCATCGGTTTTCTTGCACACGTCGACACGACTACGGATTATACAGGGAAGAACGTAAAACCTCAGCGTATAGATAACTACGACGGCAATGATCTGCAACTGAACGACAGTACAATAATGACTGTAAACGCTTTTCCTGAACTGAAAAACTATATCGGACACACCCTTATTACGACGGATGGAACAACACTTCTCGGCGCGGATGATAAAGCGGGGATTGCTGAAATCGTTACAGCAATGGAATATTTGATTGCGAACCCAGACTTAAAACATGGTAAACTGCGAATCGCCTTCACACCAGACGAAGAAATCGGGCGTGGACCACATAAATTTGATGTCGAAAAATTCGGCGCGAAGTATGCCTATACAATGGACGGGGGACCACTCGGAGAATTACAATATGAAAGCTTCAACGCAGCAGCAGCTAAAGTTACATTTCAAGGTGTAAGCGTTCACCCAGGTTCCGCTAAAAATAAAATGGTCAATTCCATTTTAATAGCCAATCAATTCCAAGCAGCAATGCCGGCAAATGAAATTCCTGAGAACACCGATGGCTACGAAGGATTTGTTCATCTTATGCAATTCAACGGATCCACCGAAGAAACAACACTTGGCTATATCATTCGTTATTTCGACCGCGAAACATTCGCTGCAAGGAAACAATTGATGATTGATACCGCTGATAAGCTGAAGAAAGAATATGGTGCAAATACTGTCACAATCGAAATTGAAGATCAATACTTTAATATGGGTGAAAAAATCGAACCAGTGATGGAAATTGTTACTATTATGTCGG is a window from the Sporosarcina sp. ANT_H38 genome containing:
- a CDS encoding lysoplasmalogenase, with product MLKNLVLTSIITMGIIYIFFIPADPVGFKILMKLIPMALIILFALMTRPLFSRSYKRIIIGGLFVCMIADGVIYWFLPGLITFFIGHIFYIFAFNHVAKRSVPIWAAAPLLLYGTGMAIWIAGSQFSAGQTVLGIAIIAYIGVILMMGWMAIRTRMKLAIIGALLFMFSDSVLAIDRFVYEIPYRDAFVMMTYYAAQVFIAASIGSRIVKYSVNRNNLIR
- a CDS encoding DUF2187 family protein → MAFPRREKEVSDFVAARKIDEEISFVRNDHEVNGTIFKILENSVIVEISSKDAELIGAASNLTVVSHKNYSIV
- a CDS encoding YeiH family protein, which codes for MKKGFWIGIGLTFFIAIIAKLATLLPYISLIGPLVFAILIGMLWNTFFPVGKEWKSGIEFSSKKLLRAGIILLGMRLNLGDIATAGWPAFLLAVGSVLIGIGAVYGIARAVGADKTISFLTACGTGICGAAAIVAVASQVKAKPEQTAVSVAIIAILGTLFTFIYTLLYPVLGLSGEAFGMFAGGTLHEIAHVVAAADVGGAEALDFALVVKLTRVMLLVIVAGGIGIWMSRKNKQSGEKFNLKILPIPWFIFGFLAVSALYTTGIVPEKIASLFVSLAYLLMAMAMAGLGLNVKFEAFRRAGMKPFVAGLGGTIILVLVGYIFVRFTF
- the pepT gene encoding peptidase T, yielding MKEKLIERLIRYAKIDTQSDAGSASTPTTAGQWDLLHELQTELANIGLVDITLDDNGYLFATLPSNTDRDVPVIGFLAHVDTTTDYTGKNVKPQRIDNYDGNDLQLNDSTIMTVNAFPELKNYIGHTLITTDGTTLLGADDKAGIAEIVTAMEYLIANPDLKHGKLRIAFTPDEEIGRGPHKFDVEKFGAKYAYTMDGGPLGELQYESFNAAAAKVTFQGVSVHPGSAKNKMVNSILIANQFQAAMPANEIPENTDGYEGFVHLMQFNGSTEETTLGYIIRYFDRETFAARKQLMIDTADKLKKEYGANTVTIEIEDQYFNMGEKIEPVMEIVTIMSDAFKNLNIEPNIVPVRGGTDGSQLSYMGMPTPNIFTGGENYHGKYEYISVNNMEKATNVIIEAVKLFEERA
- a CDS encoding LysR family transcriptional regulator; amino-acid sequence: MQLEELKTFVAVIEKKNFTKAGESLNISQPTVSLHIKHLEEELKTPLLIRANKTFHITSAGEVLYERAIQLLHLAEQTKEEILWQHNKVSGILRIAASYTIGESVLPPILTRLHYKYPELHVEVAIVNTEDVEIAVRDFRSDVGCIEGSVHEKGLIIQPFMEDELILVAASGHPLVSIHHSKATSLQTSHWVMREKGSGTREYTDYLLQSIGNIQPSKTVIGSNEGVKTAVLCGLGIAAVSVHTVKDELSSGRLVQLKIDVPSQKRIFSTLCSPLMAEKKHVAVFLEELQSQ